In Thalassotalea fonticola, a single genomic region encodes these proteins:
- a CDS encoding S8 family serine peptidase, with translation MKIKQLALATFSTLYMGSAAAAAVTLPTVENTIDLPDFQNSGLPANLKQQPAFEAFELNGTSESKSAQVNRVNGLPTTQGVNQKFNQIVKFTPEEGIEGIQEYFVVLHDSPVAQYTGGIPGLPATHLRTVANEQYGSSINVNEANEVNLKTLKASSDYQHRVEKYESYLTAKQQTFLQEANGFGFNIQANTHYGVAVNAFTTSITQDNAAELAKLATVKSIHRVTAHQIQTLVDAVNGVRGVHDIIGTQHYWDLGAKGEGIIVGVADTGINTDHPSFMDFGGGKFYTDDSGITWETADPYDHINPWGDGNYVGDCLKYGFEHMCNDKLIGVRSYERLTNQYKERALIDHVMDQHELEYSDLYMQDRTYYAVPPVGEDHAGHGSHTAGTAAGNAIKDVMHLNREINGPGLPASKGPIGDVSGIAPRANVIAYQVCISANSNSGYAGCLADVMVLALEDAIRDGVDVLNWSLGGNPYDSWDHPIGQAFLSARESGMHIAVAAGNSGYQGTVKHAAPWILTVGATQTNRREMPANAEEMSRDAAINASIDDVPFDISLTNRWYNISGEHENGKAVLAEFMGACVNDDCSEGLVCKQGYELLEDDLCYLECTNDEFRDPDTKQCDSFGDIDIGDQHDPANCLIGTEWVAQDEVSSGQDWGCLDINRDVPTNYTTRESICLTDDDAVFPSLTDEGSPYEQYSKQRFYCPEIDVDDAHPNYRGRLGGSKGIVCAYGVETYMETEFSNGLIWNNKQSIIYHDGDTCEDSDEENCVPEDRDGDGENSTIDQPTIGQCRVRAPADRDYENYERYENSTGPVSEVQGFGVVSSRPVETNYKVDEPLIASTQSEQSATVQANAVGRAPEMRVFEGDKYCENLSEWRNPAAPVAEAYDFDDAVVFCARGNGDNISLKAKSENVIAAAMETARIKNRAEDDYQASVVLYNDYLLYNSLYRFPSKIPFAHINTDTWINDFAPFFKGNPDAGSLTDLVRDRRITLHSEYYDIERIEEDDDRIDNVLANFTSKGPHYYFKDLMPVQVMAPGVHVYAAWSDNTLLDKGWNSADFGFSNGTSMAAPVVTGTMAVFKQLRPNWTEHERESALTMTASEVAYRTIYIDEDQYEEDNPDHSRSVSLQPELDDNGELIYDEDNNIVMKEVVMYLAKINVSSWHVGTGLIDLKAATNTGLVLDETLANMKAANPSAGGDARQLNMPYLFDGSCPETCTWLRTFTAKRAGSWKVEIDKLESAVQIEASIDSFDVEVGDKVTIMFTAKIDRSIAKDQYDSIINGVGYTGGEVRLVATDATIPQLRLPVGVSLDVDRLPALVRAEASADTGKFPIDLSMPAMATDSMITKIYHQDNVSYINQDSNGELATSSFGEIELQTSPGLGQTWIGRVELALDETKLNFDYKDAHNNKSAKLIWVDVPEGTKMLGIDTLRKVSSNTGTTQEIKRLSGTLMMVVGRDIVEPGIVNGTHEITCASFAQNLENFCYVVDPQPGKYWILMQNVNDLAPTESTWIKDTFDYAVSIVSEDMSTNMLLQAPTEVNPAQGVLQMDLTYSLPMKSDHASYAVAELYSNEHAIAADMGTVPIRLYRKEQPISLEFHRTQQLDTDDGHIYAGPGSYVKVNLNVAENLSGYNRGVDLKLDLPEGVSFVRNAISGDVRFLTGFNETEDAAGFELSLYQPNTHRLGKGYVMTTNINPDDPNNANHPYVIDGSHNYNPQCRTPGVGTYTDGTHSNGGYVDLVKLNPFYARLMKDEDTYVDLEQQFYFDSRGYDVSLYDGPRRHTEFKMSPKGYVSAGIGMDRDPMGFGPGLWPQNEIFMAPMWRKGVKYNQTVEKKDLIIGESTNSVEGMTMALFADGIEYKVLVEWDNAFTQNADVRYNDSMDFQAWFDLEHSYRPGTFEIMYAYDNLNMLPADDGFNRNDTVGLQGLESDVHFFGLIKAPRREFFASNNLEEVLFDDLVICYDYYGPDYSASDFTFWLRIDEQSAGQDLELTLEHTVDSVHKAETYTVSVPSQITIADFNNIVVQQGNEIQVPVFYADSNLTANSIIATSDKLNVSLDGNNSGALLTINAECSFTGDTTVTVKVADMHNENDIAQKDINVHVVATAGYEGKSCSTTNSDESTDTVEEESKSSDSSGGSFGFLMLLAIAAGFRFRKINA, from the coding sequence GTGAAAATTAAGCAATTAGCTTTAGCTACTTTCTCTACCCTGTATATGGGTAGTGCGGCAGCTGCAGCGGTAACCTTACCCACGGTAGAAAACACTATAGATCTACCCGATTTTCAAAACTCTGGCTTACCTGCAAATTTAAAGCAGCAGCCAGCGTTTGAAGCGTTTGAATTAAATGGTACGTCAGAATCAAAGTCTGCACAGGTTAACCGTGTAAACGGTTTACCTACTACGCAAGGCGTTAACCAAAAGTTCAACCAAATCGTTAAATTTACCCCTGAAGAGGGCATTGAAGGCATTCAGGAATACTTCGTGGTATTACACGACAGTCCTGTTGCTCAATATACTGGTGGTATTCCAGGCTTACCGGCAACGCACTTGCGTACCGTTGCCAACGAGCAATATGGTAGCTCTATCAACGTCAACGAAGCCAATGAGGTTAACCTAAAAACCTTGAAAGCATCGAGTGATTATCAACATCGTGTCGAAAAATATGAAAGTTATTTAACCGCAAAGCAACAAACCTTCTTACAAGAAGCGAATGGTTTTGGCTTTAATATTCAAGCGAATACTCATTATGGCGTAGCGGTTAACGCGTTTACCACGTCGATTACTCAAGATAATGCGGCAGAACTTGCCAAGTTAGCGACGGTAAAAAGTATTCATCGTGTTACCGCTCACCAAATTCAAACCTTAGTGGATGCTGTTAACGGTGTTCGTGGTGTGCACGACATTATCGGCACGCAACATTATTGGGACCTAGGTGCTAAAGGTGAAGGCATTATTGTTGGTGTTGCCGATACTGGGATTAATACTGACCACCCTTCATTTATGGACTTTGGTGGCGGCAAATTCTACACCGATGACAGCGGAATTACCTGGGAAACGGCCGATCCATATGATCATATTAACCCTTGGGGTGATGGTAACTACGTTGGCGATTGTTTGAAGTATGGCTTTGAACATATGTGTAACGACAAGCTTATTGGTGTGCGCTCTTATGAACGCTTAACCAATCAGTATAAAGAACGTGCATTAATTGATCATGTTATGGATCAACACGAACTAGAATATAGCGACTTGTATATGCAAGATCGTACTTACTATGCGGTACCACCTGTTGGTGAAGATCACGCCGGTCACGGCTCTCATACTGCCGGTACAGCGGCAGGTAATGCGATTAAAGATGTGATGCATTTAAACCGTGAAATCAACGGCCCAGGTCTTCCAGCGTCAAAAGGTCCTATTGGTGATGTGTCAGGTATTGCACCACGCGCCAATGTTATCGCTTATCAAGTATGTATTTCAGCTAACTCAAATTCTGGTTATGCCGGTTGTTTAGCCGACGTGATGGTATTAGCGCTAGAAGATGCGATTAGAGACGGCGTAGACGTACTTAACTGGTCATTAGGTGGTAACCCCTACGATTCATGGGATCACCCTATCGGTCAGGCATTCTTGTCGGCCCGCGAATCAGGTATGCACATTGCGGTTGCTGCTGGTAACTCAGGTTATCAAGGCACGGTTAAGCATGCTGCGCCGTGGATATTAACCGTTGGTGCGACGCAAACTAACCGTCGTGAAATGCCAGCTAATGCTGAAGAAATGAGCCGTGATGCTGCCATCAACGCGAGTATTGACGATGTGCCATTTGACATATCTCTGACTAATCGTTGGTACAATATTTCCGGTGAACACGAAAACGGTAAAGCGGTACTTGCTGAATTTATGGGTGCATGTGTTAATGACGACTGTTCAGAAGGCTTAGTGTGTAAACAAGGTTATGAATTACTTGAAGATGACTTATGTTATTTAGAGTGTACCAATGATGAATTTCGTGACCCCGATACTAAACAGTGTGATAGCTTTGGCGACATTGACATTGGCGATCAGCACGATCCTGCCAACTGTTTAATTGGTACCGAGTGGGTAGCACAAGATGAAGTATCATCTGGCCAAGACTGGGGGTGTTTAGACATTAACCGTGATGTACCAACAAACTATACAACCCGTGAATCTATTTGTTTAACAGATGATGATGCGGTATTCCCTTCATTAACTGACGAAGGCTCTCCATATGAGCAATACTCTAAACAGCGTTTTTACTGTCCAGAAATTGACGTTGATGATGCTCATCCTAATTACCGTGGCCGTTTAGGCGGCTCGAAAGGTATTGTCTGTGCCTACGGCGTTGAGACGTACATGGAAACTGAGTTTTCTAATGGTTTAATTTGGAACAATAAACAATCAATTATTTACCATGATGGTGACACCTGTGAAGATTCAGACGAAGAAAACTGTGTTCCTGAAGATAGAGATGGTGATGGTGAAAACTCAACCATAGATCAACCAACTATTGGTCAATGTCGAGTACGTGCGCCAGCGGATAGAGATTATGAAAACTACGAACGTTATGAAAATAGCACAGGCCCAGTATCAGAAGTTCAAGGTTTTGGTGTTGTAAGTTCGCGCCCAGTTGAGACGAATTATAAAGTTGATGAGCCATTAATAGCATCAACGCAATCAGAGCAGTCTGCAACTGTACAAGCAAATGCGGTAGGTCGTGCACCAGAGATGCGCGTGTTTGAAGGTGATAAATATTGTGAAAACTTAAGTGAGTGGCGCAACCCAGCAGCTCCTGTCGCAGAAGCCTATGATTTTGATGATGCCGTGGTATTTTGTGCTCGAGGTAATGGCGATAATATTTCGTTAAAAGCAAAATCTGAAAATGTTATAGCAGCAGCTATGGAAACTGCACGTATTAAAAACCGTGCTGAAGACGATTATCAAGCATCTGTAGTGCTATACAATGACTATTTGTTATACAACAGTTTGTATCGCTTTCCGAGTAAGATTCCATTTGCCCATATTAATACAGATACTTGGATAAATGACTTTGCGCCTTTCTTTAAAGGCAACCCCGACGCAGGCAGCCTTACCGATTTAGTACGTGACAGACGTATCACTCTGCACAGCGAATACTATGATATTGAGCGTATCGAAGAAGATGACGATCGTATTGATAATGTATTAGCAAACTTCACCTCAAAAGGTCCTCATTATTACTTTAAAGATCTAATGCCGGTACAGGTTATGGCACCTGGTGTGCATGTTTATGCAGCCTGGAGTGATAACACGCTATTAGATAAAGGCTGGAATTCAGCTGACTTTGGTTTTAGTAATGGTACATCGATGGCGGCGCCCGTTGTCACCGGTACTATGGCAGTATTTAAACAGTTGCGTCCAAATTGGACTGAGCATGAGCGCGAATCTGCATTGACTATGACAGCGAGCGAAGTCGCTTACCGCACCATTTATATTGATGAAGATCAGTACGAAGAAGATAACCCAGATCATTCTCGTTCAGTGTCGTTACAGCCTGAGCTCGATGATAACGGTGAACTTATTTATGATGAAGATAACAACATAGTAATGAAAGAAGTTGTTATGTATTTAGCTAAAATAAATGTTAGCTCTTGGCATGTAGGTACTGGCCTTATCGATTTGAAAGCGGCGACTAATACTGGTTTAGTGTTAGATGAAACGTTAGCAAATATGAAGGCTGCTAACCCTAGTGCAGGTGGTGATGCGCGTCAATTAAATATGCCTTATTTATTCGACGGAAGTTGTCCTGAAACTTGTACCTGGTTACGCACCTTCACCGCAAAACGTGCCGGTAGCTGGAAAGTCGAAATTGATAAATTAGAATCCGCCGTGCAAATTGAAGCGTCAATCGATAGCTTCGACGTGGAAGTTGGTGACAAAGTGACGATTATGTTCACCGCAAAAATTGACCGTAGTATTGCTAAAGATCAATATGACAGCATTATTAATGGTGTCGGTTACACTGGTGGTGAAGTACGTCTTGTTGCCACTGATGCAACAATTCCACAGTTAAGATTGCCAGTTGGTGTTTCATTAGATGTTGACCGTTTACCGGCACTAGTTCGCGCCGAAGCAAGTGCTGATACGGGTAAATTCCCTATCGACTTGAGCATGCCGGCAATGGCAACGGATAGCATGATCACTAAGATATATCATCAAGATAATGTTAGTTACATTAACCAAGATAGCAATGGTGAATTAGCAACATCGAGCTTCGGTGAAATTGAACTACAAACCTCACCTGGTTTAGGTCAAACCTGGATTGGCCGAGTAGAATTAGCGCTAGATGAAACTAAGTTAAACTTTGATTATAAAGATGCTCATAACAATAAGTCGGCTAAATTAATTTGGGTTGACGTACCAGAAGGTACTAAAATGTTAGGTATTGATACCTTGCGTAAAGTGTCGAGTAATACAGGTACAACTCAGGAAATAAAACGCTTGTCGGGCACGTTAATGATGGTTGTTGGCCGTGATATCGTCGAACCAGGAATTGTAAATGGTACCCATGAAATCACTTGTGCCTCATTTGCCCAAAACTTAGAAAACTTCTGTTATGTAGTTGACCCACAACCGGGTAAATACTGGATCTTAATGCAAAACGTTAATGACTTAGCGCCAACAGAGTCTACTTGGATCAAGGATACTTTCGATTACGCGGTATCAATTGTCTCAGAAGATATGTCGACTAACATGTTGTTACAAGCGCCTACTGAAGTAAACCCTGCGCAGGGCGTTCTACAGATGGATCTAACCTATAGCTTACCGATGAAATCTGATCATGCCAGTTACGCGGTAGCCGAGTTGTATTCTAATGAACATGCGATTGCTGCTGATATGGGCACTGTGCCAATTCGATTATATCGTAAAGAGCAACCAATATCGTTAGAGTTCCACCGTACTCAACAATTAGATACAGACGATGGTCATATCTATGCGGGCCCTGGTAGTTATGTGAAAGTTAATTTAAATGTTGCGGAAAACTTATCGGGCTACAATCGTGGGGTAGATTTAAAACTTGATTTACCTGAAGGTGTCAGTTTTGTTCGTAATGCGATCAGTGGCGATGTTAGATTTTTAACTGGCTTCAATGAAACTGAAGACGCGGCCGGTTTTGAGTTGAGTTTATATCAACCAAACACGCACCGTTTAGGCAAAGGTTATGTAATGACCACCAACATTAACCCAGATGATCCTAACAATGCGAATCATCCGTACGTAATCGATGGTAGTCATAACTATAACCCACAATGTCGTACGCCAGGCGTCGGTACTTATACTGATGGTACGCACAGTAATGGTGGCTACGTAGACTTGGTTAAGTTAAATCCTTTCTATGCTCGTTTGATGAAAGATGAAGACACTTACGTTGATTTAGAACAACAGTTCTATTTTGATAGTCGTGGCTACGATGTATCTTTGTATGACGGACCTCGTCGCCATACCGAGTTTAAAATGTCGCCAAAGGGCTATGTTAGTGCCGGTATAGGTATGGACCGTGATCCAATGGGCTTTGGACCAGGTCTATGGCCACAGAATGAAATCTTTATGGCGCCAATGTGGCGTAAAGGGGTGAAATACAACCAAACTGTCGAGAAAAAAGACCTTATTATCGGTGAAAGTACAAACTCGGTAGAAGGTATGACTATGGCACTGTTTGCTGATGGTATTGAATATAAAGTGCTTGTTGAGTGGGACAATGCGTTTACCCAAAACGCTGATGTTCGATACAACGACAGCATGGACTTTCAGGCATGGTTTGATTTAGAGCATAGCTACCGTCCGGGTACATTTGAAATTATGTATGCCTACGATAACTTAAACATGCTACCGGCAGATGATGGCTTTAATCGTAATGATACCGTTGGTTTACAAGGTCTTGAGTCAGATGTGCACTTCTTTGGCCTGATTAAAGCACCGCGTAGAGAGTTCTTTGCTTCCAATAATTTGGAAGAGGTGCTGTTTGATGATTTGGTCATTTGTTATGACTATTATGGTCCGGATTACAGTGCCAGTGACTTTACCTTCTGGTTACGTATTGATGAGCAAAGTGCCGGCCAAGACCTAGAGTTAACGCTAGAGCACACTGTTGACTCAGTACACAAAGCTGAGACATATACTGTTAGCGTACCAAGTCAAATTACTATTGCTGATTTTAACAACATTGTTGTTCAGCAAGGTAATGAGATACAAGTACCAGTGTTTTATGCAGATTCTAACTTAACCGCCAATAGCATAATTGCAACCAGTGACAAGTTAAATGTGTCACTTGATGGTAACAACTCAGGTGCGTTATTAACCATAAATGCTGAATGTAGCTTTACAGGTGATACCACGGTAACCGTTAAAGTGGCTGATATGCACAATGAAAACGATATTGCGCAAAAAGATATCAACGTTCATGTTGTGGCAACGGCAGGTTACGAAGGCAAGAGTTGTAGTACCACTAACAGTGACGAGTCAACTGACACCGTTGAAGAAGAAAGCAAAAGTAGTGATTCTTCCGGTGGTAGTTTTGGTTTCTTGATGTTACTTGCTATTGCTGCAGGTTTCAGATTTCGCAAAATAAACGCTTAA